CGTGGCAGTTTCTTTGCTAAAGCTTTAGGTAAAGTATCTCGACAGATGGAGCTTGGCGCGATGCTGTAAAATGCACAGATTGGTATTTTTTGATTTGGTAAAGGGTTTGATGCAGGCAGAATCATTGTGCGACTGATACCTGCCTGCATATGTTTTGCGGCTTGAGTCTGGATGAACAAATTAAGTTCAGTTTCACCACAATCAAATGATGCTCTATCGTGGATACCTTTATCGAGTTCCACAAACTCCTTTGACCAGCTCATTTGACGCCTTTCTCCTCGGTAAATGCTAAGGCATCCAGCAAAGCCTTATTTGGAGCCTTTGCCTTTTCGCAGGCTTCTGTAAAGCAATCAAAGACATCGTTTTCTACTGTAATGCTCTCATATTCAGAAATGACCTGTGTAGAGTCCTCATCCATGAGCCTAACAACATATTCGGTCAAACTCTTCAGTCCCAGTAAGGCTGAAGCCTTTTCTGCTTTAGCCTTGATTTCCTCATCAAGTCTCAGGTCTAAGCGTGCAGTAGCCATTTTTTACCCTCCATTTGTACGGATATCTTCCGTATAGGTAGAGTTTAGACCTGAGAGTTCCTATAAGCAAGTTGTACGGATAAATGACGGATTGTTTGAGTGAATGTAACGCTTGTTTTGAAGCACCTGCCTGTTAACAGAATGCCGGAATCAAATCAGACCCGGCAGAATAAAATCAACAAGACGGTTGCGAATCTCTTCTTCGGTATAACCTTCCAGACTCCAGTGTCTCAGCGCCCAGACATTACAGAAGAAATAAATCATATTGGCAGCCAGTATAGTATCCGCTTTTCGGAATACGCCTTCTTCAATGCCATCGATAATGATCTGTTCCCAGAGAGATATAAAATCCCGTTCGACATTGAAGATCCGGTCACGGTTTTCTGTATTCAGAGCCCGGGTTTCACGGTAAACCAGATTAATATATTTGCGGTTTTTAGTGACATAGCGGACATAGGCGTCAATAGCACTCTTCATCTTTTGTTCGGCGGGCTCCTGTCGTTGAAGAGCGTCCTTGAAGTAGGCAAAAATTTCCTCCATGCACACCTGGGTGATCATAAACAGAATGTCTTCCTTGGTGCGAATGTATTTATACATGGTAGGAATGGTGATATCTGCAGCTTTGGCAATTTCCCTCATGGTGGCAGAACCAAAACCTTTTCTGGAAATCACCTCGCAGGCACCTTTAAATATCTGCTGTCGCCTTTTATCAGCGATGGTTTCAGGCATGGTGCTGAGGAAAGAGCTGGCCGGTTTGCTTTCTATCGTTGCCGGTTTCGTTTCCTCTGAGGAAGTAGAGGCTTTTTCGGCAAATGGCAAAGGTATGAGTGAAATCAGCGATCAGGTTATCCGGGGAATGTCGTTCTTCATTCTGTAGCCGATACAGGCTGGTCTTCCAAGCGGACAGGTCATGGCGCTGGTAAAGAGGTTCTGACACCGCCAGAAACCGGGAACCCTTGCCAGTAGTAAAGAAACGCTGAGAGCTGTCACTGATCGTCGCTTCCATTGTCTTATGGCAAGCTCTGGAAGCACCGTTCTGAACACAGGCATCGGCAATCGCCGTCAGCATCCAACGTGGAGCCTCAGCACTGTCATAGCTCAGTTGGGTCGATAAATCGCTCCAGGCAACTACCTGGTTAGCGTCGCCTTTTTCCAGCCTGATTTCTAACAGTTGCTGAATGTCTATCCCGTTACTCATTGCCTGACCAGATTCCCTTACGCTGAATTCATGTAAACGCACTCTACCAAGAGCGCGGCTGTTATTGCCAGTTATTAACTTCTGAGTAACTCCCCATGAGCTCGCCGGTTGCTAAAACAACCCTAACCGACGGCGGTTTCAACCGGCGTTAATGTGAAGCCCATATCTTTAGCCTTCTGCTTCAGGGTTTTTAAAACTCTTTCTCTGTAACGCTGCTCAAAATATTCCTGACCTTCATCTACATACTGACTCCCATGTTTGAGCATACTGTAAACCAGCCTTGCCAGCTTATGTGCTGTTGCCGTAATCGCCTTTGGAGCACCAAGCTTGCTTCGCATTCTACGGTAATAGGCACCCAGGGCGCTTTTTGAGTTGGCCAGTGCATAAGCCGCCAACCTGAATGCTGTTGCGGCTGCGCCTGGCAAACGCTTGGTTTTCCGGTTCAGAACTTTACCACCGGATATTTTGGTTCCGGGACAGAGCCCTAACCAGGAGGCAAAATGTTTAGCGGAAGGCCATCGACTCATATCCAGACCGATTTCTGAAACAATCTTCAGAGCCGTATTTTCGTCGATGCCGTCGATATCAGTCAGATCGACACCGCTCACCCGGTTGAGCTCTGAACGCACATCAAAGTCTGGAGCGCAACGGGACTTCCGTTTTTTTGAAGGCTTATCTGGCGTAGAAGGCTTTTGAGAGTCTTTATCATCTTTGCTGTCAAATGTGTTGAGCTTCTGTTCCAGAGCTTTGTCACAAGCCCTGATTTTTTCATCATAAGTATCGTAAAGTTCAACAGCTTGCCGCAGAGCAAATACATGCTCATCCCGGTAATGCCCCTTCAGGGATTTGGCGATTTCTTCCTCGGATTTTTTTGCAGTGCTTGTCACGATATCTGGCCAGCTCCACAGGATTCCGCTGCCCATTCAGTATGGCGCGGATAATAGTCATACCGGTTTTTCCGGTAATATCAGTCACCACATTATCCAGTAACAGATTCATCTGTCGAAGTGCCTTTTGCATATGCTGGATGTGGGAAGCACGGTAGCCAACAAGAGTGTCACGTTGTCGTCTATAAGATCGTAAAGAGCAAACCTGCTCATCAGGGCGGAACGCGCCATTGAGCAACCCGTAAGTATGTAACTGCAAAAGCCATTGGCAGTCCAGAACATCAGACTTACGTCCGGCAACATTCTTTACATGTCGTGCATTGACCAGCTTTACATCAAGTCCCGGGATTCCAGTATTTCAAACGCAGGTATCCAGTAAATTCCGGTTGACTCCATCACAACGGTGGTAATGCCAAGCTTTACGAGCCAGTCAGCCATAGCTTCAAGGTCTGCGGTAAAACAGCCAAACGAACGCACCGGTTGTTCATCTAACTCTTCTGGCACTGCAACAAAGTGTGACTCTGACCCGATATCAATACCGGCGGCAAAGAGATTGATTTTCTCCAGATGTCCAGCAATACGCTTTTTGACTCTGTCAGAATGGGAACGGTTGGATTTGCTGCGGCGAGACATGGTTTACCCTCTATACTTCCGTGCGAATGCATATCCGGATATGGGGCTGTCGATGATTCGCATTCTTCCGAACGAGATCGCATATTGCGTCATCAGTGATGTTGTCGCCAGCTCCCCGACCACGCTTTCAAACGGGCAAAAGGCACCAGTGTGTTTACGGTCTCTGGTCCGGATATGTCTTCCTTTCTATCATAGGCATGTAGGCAGTAGTTGGGAGAAAAGTTACTCATAGATGTTCAGCCGGGGGCCCGGCTTGGAGCGCTTTAAAGAAAAAATGACAATCCGGTTTGATCGCTTTTTGCCCAAGTGGAACTATATTGTTTTTCCCGATACATGCTGAAATCGGGAAGTTATTTTCAGACAAATCCTAAACTCAAATTTATTTCACGAAATAGTCTACACTGATCGTTCTCAACTGCAGTTTAGTTGAATGTATTTATCGGTTTCCCGACCACAGGGGAAACGGCGTTTTTTCTGCTTGTGAACAAAGTCTTGCAAAAAAGTGATTTCGAAACATTGCTACTGAAGGCTTCTAATCTAATTCTGGTCAAACGTTGTCTCTAAAACGACAAGTGCCTGCTTTTGCATCAAAACCGTTTATTGTAATCCGAAGGTAACACTCATGATGTGCCGTCACTGTTGCAACAGAGCCCCTTTCAGTCTGTCAGGGTTTACGCCTGCCCGCTTGCCTTACAGGTTAAGGTTATGTTGCCATGCCCTGTTTGTGATCATCAGCATGGCAGTTGTTCGTAATGCCGAGGCCTTACCAATGCCTGAGGACTTACCAATATCTGTTAAGATAGAGAAACACATTACCGCTCAGACTGGAGAAGACGTGTCATTCAAATTCACGGTTAGTCTGCCGCGATCTGCGGGGTTTAATGAGTTTGCATTTGGATTATGGGAAAATGACCACGTTTCAGCCTACTTCTTCACCGTTAATAAACAACTAAAAGGTATCTTGAATCCAGAAATCAAAAAAGAATACCCTGATTATGCAGGCAGGCTGTCTTATATTCGTGGTGTTCAGGGTCAGAACTCGTCATTTTTATTCAAAACGTTTACCTTTGTTCTGCGCAATGTTCGTCCACCTGACAGCAGAAACTACGGTGGCAATCTTGCTTATGGTGGTTTTGGCAAGGTATTTCCTGCAAAATCCACTCTCGAAGTGTCCCCGGGTCCTTATGTAATCGCAAACCCTGACTTTACTGTTTCAGAGGTAAGGCACGCTTCTGTTTTTAGATACTTGCTTTATCTTGCAGGTTTGCCTGACGGTCAGGAACCCTCAGGGAATATTACCTTTAGTTCTTTAGAAAAGAGTAAAAAAGAAATACCACTCTTTCAGTCTTTATGGCACGGATATAACATGATGGCCAATGAAACGGCTCTATCATTGCAAGGCTTTTCAAGCCATTACAATGAAACATCCAATGAGTTAACAGTCATTATGAAAAATACGACCGAAACTGATTTTGGTAAATTTTTTAATCTTGAATTAACGATCAGAAATGTCAGCAGACCACTTCAAGCTCAAGTACAGTTGTTTCAGCGTGCCGATTACAGGATTCCTGATACAGAGACAGTAACCGAAATGTCTGGTACACAAACAGTAACCAAAATGAAAATAATACACAAAACTGAGGGCAATCAGGAAAAAGTTATAACCAAAATGGTAAATATAAAGACTTCGTCAAAGGCTTCACGTTTGGATTTTGAATTAAGCGTGATCACTCTGTTGTTCGCGGGCCTGCTCCTCATGTAATACCAATTCCGCTTTCTAAATATGACCATGAGCAAGTCATTATGGGTCACGGGACAATACCCTGAAGGCAGCAGTTTCCGTACTTAAAACGACGATAGTATTATAACTTTTAAGGCCTGCAGATAGGCTCACAGGTGACAAGTCTTGCAAGGGCTTTCGCTCAGGTCGCATTATATGGCTCAACAGCAAAGTTCATGTTTATCCCAGTCATAGCTGTAGGCCTTGATTACCAAAGGATTGCTCTTAATGTCGTCCTTATGAGCCATTACTGGCTGATGATTGCAGCAAATCGGGAAGTTATTTTTAGACGATTCCTAAGCGGGTAAAGTAGTTCGTATATTCAAATCCAAGCTGGTAGGCTATTTCAGCCACAGTTTTGTCAGAGGCCAGTAACTGGTTTTTAGCTGAATCTATCAACTCAATATGAATCCATTCCTTGGTAAACTCGTTCTGGTTGTTCTGATACTGGGTTTTTATAGCATCAAACAGCCCGGCCACCTGCTTTTCTTCTTTGGGGGCAGATGCAATGCTTCATAAACTGCATAACCGGTGATGTGCCTGATGCGTTGATTGCGGATTGTCGTTCTCTGTAGATTTGAGATCATAACGTATTTTGGTCTGATGGCTACGATAGAAATTTGTTGTTCTCACTGTGAATCCACCCACGTTGTTAAAAACGGGAAAGCTCCGTCTGGCCTACTGCATATTCCGGTCAAAATGAACACCTTCTCCGGAAAGCGTGAACACCTCCGCTTCCCTAAGCATTGCCTCTCTTAATTTTTAGCTTGAGTGTTCACGATCATCCAGTTTTGCCTTTGTTTTTCTCATGGACTCTCCCTTGAGTTTTATCCTGTGAGCATTATGGGTCAGCCGATCCAGAATGGCATCGGCCAGAGTTGCGTCTCCGATACTGTCATGCCATTTCGAGACCGGCAGTTGACTGGTGACGATGGTAGAGCTGTGGTTGTGCCGGTCATCCATGATTTCCAGTAGGTCATTACGCTGACTTTGACTATGATGGACCCCATAAACTGGACAGGTAGCTAAGTTAAGTTTTCTGGCTGTAAGATGACCCTGCAGGAGGGAATCATGACAGCAAAAAGAAAACGACATAAGCCCGAATTTAAGGCACAGGTAGCACTCGAAGCCTACAAGGGCGAAAAGACCATAAACCAGCTGGCAAGCGAACACGAAGTTGCAGCCGTTCAGGTTAGCCAGTGGAAGCGACAGCTACTCCAGGGGGTTCCAGAAGTCTTCGGCAGGGCACGGCCAGAGGTAGATCCAGATGCGCTCACTGCCCCCCTGTATCAGGAGATCGGACGGCTTAAAATGGAGCTGGACTGGTTGAAAAAAAAATCTGGCAATGTCCATTGATGACAAACGGAGATGCATAGACCCGGATCACTCGAAGATCAGCATTCAGCGCCAATGTGAACTGGTTGGGTTAAGCAGGTCAAGCTGGTATTACCAAGCTTCTCCAGCTTTGGAAAGCCCTGAGAATCTGAATCTGATGAGGCTCATTGATGAGCAGTATACACGTACACCGTTTTACGGCAGTCGTAAGATAACTGCATGGCTGAATGAGCAGGGCTTTCCGGTCAACAGGAAG
Above is a window of Endozoicomonas montiporae CL-33 DNA encoding:
- a CDS encoding TetR/AcrR family transcriptional regulator translates to MPETIADKRRQQIFKGACEVISRKGFGSATMREIAKAADITIPTMYKYIRTKEDILFMITQVCMEEIFAYFKDALQRQEPAEQKMKSAIDAYVRYVTKNRKYINLVYRETRALNTENRDRIFNVERDFISLWEQIIIDGIEEGVFRKADTILAANMIYFFCNVWALRHWSLEGYTEEEIRNRLVDFILPGLI
- a CDS encoding helix-turn-helix domain-containing protein — encoded protein: MAGLFDAIKTQYQNNQNEFTKEWIHIELIDSAKNQLLASDKTVAEIAYQLGFEYTNYFTRLGIV
- a CDS encoding IS1 family transposase is translated as MATIEICCSHCESTHVVKNGKAPSGLLHIPVKMNTFSGKREHLRFPKHCLS
- a CDS encoding DUF1778 domain-containing protein — protein: MATARLDLRLDEEIKAKAEKASALLGLKSLTEYVVRLMDEDSTQVISEYESITVENDVFDCFTEACEKAKAPNKALLDALAFTEEKGVK